Within the Streptomyces sp. NBC_00554 genome, the region GGGGTGTCCTCGCTGGCCGCCGGGCACCTCACCCTCGTGCCGGCGTTGCGGGAGCAGCTCGCCGAGGAGGGCCGCGAGGACATCATGGTCGTGGTCGGCGGGGTGATCCCGCCGCAGGACGTGCCCACGCTCCTGGAGATGGGCGCGGCTGCCGTCTTCCCGCCCGGGACGGTGATCCCGGACGCGGCGTACGACCTGGTGCAGCGGCTGGCCACCGACCTCGGGCACACCCCGTGATCGATGTCGACACCTATGTGAAGGGCGTACTCGACGGGAAGCGGGCGCTGGTGGCCCGCGCCATCACGCTCGTGGAGTCGACCAGGCCCCAACACCGGGTCATGGCACAGGAGTTGCTGACCGAGCTGCTGCCGCACAGCGGGAAAGCGCGACGGATCGGCATCAGCGGTGTGCCGGGCGTGGGCAAGTCGACGTTCATCGACGCGTTCGGCACGCTGCTCACCTCGCTCGGGTTCCGGGTCGCGGTGCTCGCGGTCGATCCATCGTCGAGCCGGACGGGCGGGTCGATCCTCGGCGACAAGACGCGCATGGAGCGGCTGGCCGTCGACCCGGCGGCGTTCGTACGGCCCTCCCCCACCGCCGGCACGCTCGGCGGGGTGGCGAAGGCGACCCGGGAGTCGATCGTGGTGATGGAGGCGGCGGGCTACGACGTCGTACTCGTGGAGACGGTCGGTGTCGGCCAGTCCGAGACCGCCGTCGCCAACATGGTCGACTCCTTCCTGCTGCTGACCCTCGCCCGCACCGGCGACCAGTTGCAGGGCATCAAGAAGGGCGTCCTGGAACTCGCGGACGTCATCGCCGTCAACAAGGCGGACGGCCCGCACGAGCGCGAAGCCCGGGGCGCGGCAAGGGAGTTGGCGGGCGCGCTGCGGCTGATGCACCCCGTCGACGCCGCCTGGACCCCACCGGTGCTGAGCTGCAGCGCCCGCGAGGGAACGGGCCTGGACACGGTCTGGGAACGCCTGGAACAACACCGGTCGCTGTTGGACTCCACCGGCCGCCTAGCCACCAAGCGCCGCAACCAACAGGTGGACTGGACCTGGACGATGGTCCGCGACGAACTCCTCGGCCGCCTGCACTCAGATCCGGCCGTACGTGCGCTGGCTCCCGACCTCGAACGCCAGGTACGCGAGGGCGAGTTGACAGCAACCCTGGCGGCAGAGGAAATCCTGCGAGCATTCGAATCCCGGCCAACCGACTTGCCCTAAGGGGCGCGGGGAACTGCGCGACCAGCCCCCACCGGGCCGCACCCAAAAATCGACGCATCCAACCCCCACCCCGTAGGCTAGCCAGCGCAGCTGGTTCGCCCCGTCAGCCAGACGGACGCGTCGCAAGAGGGAACCCGGTGAAATTCCGGGACTGCCCCGCAGCGGTAAGTGGGAACAACCGCCGTCATACGCACTGGGTCCGGAACAGGGCCTGGGAAGCGACGGCCAGTAGGTGTCCTCCGTGCAATGGAGGACGTGCCCACGAGTCCGAAGACCTGCCAACTGCCCGCACGCGAAGCATTCGTGCGCGGAATCCCGGTGACCTCGTGGGCGGGTCGGCGTACACATCGGCGGGCACGACAACCCGCCGATCTGGCGTTCCTTCGCGCTCTCGTCCCGTCCCGGGATCTCAGGGAGACATCTCGCGAAGGAGAGTTCCGTGACAGCGAAGTCCGCAGCCGCGGCAGCACAGGCAACCGTGTACGGCTACCCCCGTCAGGGTCAGGGCCGGGAACTGAAGAAGGCCGTCGAGGGGTACTGGAAGGGTCGCGTCGACGCCGACGCCCTCCGGGCCACCGCCGCCGAACTGCGCCGTACCAACTGGCGGCAGCTGGCCGAGGCCGGTGTCCACGAAGTGCCGACCGGCGACTTCTCGTACTACGACCATGTCCTGGACACCAGCATCATGGTCGGCGCGATCCCCGAGCGCCACCGCGCCGCCGTCGAACTCGATGCGCTGGACGGGTACTTCGCGATGGCGCGCGGCACGCAGGAGGTGGCGCCGCTGGAGATGACGAAGTGGTTCGACACCAACTACCACTACCTCGTGCCTGAGTTGGGCCCGGACACCGTCTTCACCACCGACTCCACCAAGCAGGTCACCGAGTTCGGCGAAGCTCTCGCACTCGGCCTAACCGCCCGCCCGGTCCTCGTCGGCCCCATCACCTATCTCCTGCTCGCCAAGCCCGCGCCCGGCGTGGCCCCGGACTTCGACCCGCTGACCTTGCTCGACCGGCTGCTGCCCGTGTACGCCGAGGTCCTCGGGGACCTGCGGGCAGCGGGCGCCGAGTGGGTGCAGCTCGACGAACCGGCTCTCGTCCAGGACCGCACGCCCGCCGAGCTGAACGCGGCCGACCGTGCCTACCGTGACCTGGGAGGGCTCGACGACCGCCCGAAGCTGCTCGTCGCCTCGTACTTCGGGCGGCTCGGAGCCGCGCTGCCGGTACTGGCCAAGGCTCCTGTCGACGGTCTCGCCCTGGATTTCACCGAGGCCGCCGCCGCCAACCTGGACGCCCTGGCCGCAGTGGGCGGACTGCCCGGCAAGCGGCTGGTCGCGGGCGTGGTCAACGGCCGCAACATCTGGGTGAACGACCTGTCGGCGTCCCTCGCCACGCTCGGCACTCTGCTCGGCCTCGCCGACCGGGTCGACGTGGCCGCCTCCTGTTCACTGCTCCACGTCCCGCTCGACGCCGCCGCCGAACGTGACATCGAGCCGCAGATCCTGCGCTGGCTCGCCTTCGCCCGCCAGAAGACCGCCGAGATCGTCACCCTCGCCAAGGGCCTCACCCGTGGGACCGAAGCCATTGGCGCGGAACTGGCCGCCAACCGGGCCGACCTGGCCTCCCGCGCCGGCTCGGCGCTGACCCGCGACCCCGCGGTACGGGCCCGCACCGCCGCCGTCACGGACGCCGACGCCCGCCGCTCCCAGCCGTACTCCGAGCGGGCCGCCGCCCAGCGCGCCCACCTCGGTCTGCCGCTGCTGCCGACCACCACCATCGGCTCCTTCCCGCAGACCGCCGAACTGCGCGTCGCGCGGGCCGACCTGCGCGCGGGGCGGATCGACGGCGCCGGGTACGAGGAGCGCATCAGGGCCGAGATCGGCGAGGTGATCTCCTTCCAGGAGAAGACCGGTCTCGACGTCCTGGTGCACGGCGAGCCCGAACGCAACGACATGGTCCAGTACTTCGCCGAACAGCTCACCGGCTACCTCGCCACCCAGCACGGCTGGGTCCAGTCGTACGGCACCCGCTACGTCCGCCCGCCGATCCTGGCCGGCGACATCTCCCGCCCCGAGCCGATGACCGTGCGCTGGACGACGTACGCCCAGTCCCTCACCGACCGCCCGGTCAAGGGCATGCTCACCGGCCCTGTCACCATGCTCGCCTGGTCCTTCGTCCGCGACGACCAGCCGCTCGGCGACACCGCCCGCCAGGTCGCCCTCGCCCTGCGCGACGAGGTCAACGAGCTGGAAGCGGCGGGTACTTCGGTCATCCAGGTCGACGAACCCGCCCTGCGCGAGACGCTGCCGCTGCGTGCCGTGGACCGTCCCGCCTATCTGGCCTGGGCCACCGAGGCGTTCCGGCTCACCGCAGGCGGCGTACGCCCGGAGACCCAGATCCACACCCACATGTGCTACGCCGAGTTCGGCGACATCGTCCAGGCCATCGACGACCTCGACGCCGACGTCATCAGCCTGGAGGCCGCCCGCTCCCACATGCAGGTCGCCCGCGAACTGGCCGAGCACGGCTATCCGCGCGAGGCGGGGCCCGGCGTGTACGACATCCACTCCCCCCGCGTGCCGAGCACCGACGAGGCGGCTGCCCTGCTGCGCAAGGGACTTGAGGCCATCCCCGCCGAACGGCTGTGGGTCAACCCCGACTGCGGCCTGAAGACCCGCGGCTGGCCCGAGACCCGCGCGTCCCTGGAGAACCTGGTCGCGGCGGCCCGAACGATCCGCACGGAACTCGCCGGATCCTGATCCGACCGGACGGCCGAGAGGGCAAGCCCGACTCCCTCTCGGCCGTTCCCGGTCGTACGTCCTCCGCGCTGACGCACGACTGCGGTCGAACTCGAGCCACCGGAGGCCGGAAGCCCCCGGCTCAATGCGATACGGGAGTTGCCTGCGCGGGGCCGGCCTCTGCCGCTCGCGGAGTCAGCAGTCGCTGCGCCAACTCTCCGAAGATCAGGCCGAATCCGGTCCACAGAGTGAGCTGGATGGCCAGGGCCGAGGTGCGGAACCGCCACAACAGGGTGGCCGGGAAATCCTGCGGGACCTCGTTGACGGCCGGCAGGAACGCAAACGCGAGGCCGGTCGCCAGGACGAAGAAGGCGACCGCCGCGACGGTGGCGTACCACGTGCCCCACCTGGGTGCGAGCCGCTTGCCGACGATCACGGCGGCGACCGCGAGGAGCACGCTGAGCACCATCATCAGGAAGTACAGGGTCGTGCGCTTCCCAATGGTGTCGGGGTCGCCGACGGACGGCGGGTTGGCCGGGTACTTCAGGAACGGCACGACGTACACCGCGAGCAGGGCCGTACCGGAGAGCAGCAGGGCCGTGGCGCGCGGGGTGAAGCGGCCGACGCGGCCGAGGGCGAAGCAGTAGGCGAGGGCGGCGATGCCGCCGAAGGCGACGCCGTAGATCAGGACGCCGGTGGCGAGGCCGCCGGTGGACTGGAGGCTGCGGCTGACGATCTCGACCTCGTGCTCGTGCCCCGAGGCGTGAGCTTCTTCGAAGCCGATGGCGTCGTCGACGCTGGGCTCGCCCAGGAGGTAGGCCACGAGAAGGGCGAGCACGCCGGCGCCCAGGCCGGCGAGCATGCCCCGCACGAGGAGGTTTCTGACGGTTGCGGAGTTCATGGGCGCGCGGTGTCCCTCGTCAGTGGCAGGGGAAACCGAGCAGGTGGCGGCCGTCGTGGACCCACTCGTGGACGGCCTCGCCGGAGACGACGGAGGTGGCGCCCTGCTCGGCGCCGACGAAGTACAGCAGCACAAGCATCAGGACGCCGAAGAAGACCGCCCAGGGGGCGATCGCGCCGATCGGCAGCTTGGCGGGAAGGGCGGGAGTGGCTGTCGGCGGTGCGACGGTCTGCGCCATGGCAGGACCTCCTCGGGAGTTCGCGTCCCATATCGGTGGTGCGATGGACGACAGGTGCGGGTCTGACTTTCGAGACGCTCCGCCGGTACGGGCGGTCCGTTTCGTTCACAGTGGCGCGACCGTGCCGGATTTCCACCGGCTTCCGCCCAACCGTCGTCGATATCCCACAGACCGTACCGCGTGTCGGGTTCATGGCCAAGACCGCGCCTGTGCCGTGATCTTCGTCTCCCGGGGCAGCGGCACCGACCGGCTCCGCCCGGCCTCCCGGCCGAACTCGGCCGTCCGCAAGGCGGGTTGCGCATCGCGCCGGGAGGCTCGACATTTCGCGCCCGAATGCTAGGGGCGCACAGGTGGAAGGAATGAGCCCTGTACGCGCCCCCGCGTACCTGGGAGAAAATGCGCCATGTCAGCGGTCAGTTGTGGCTGAGATCTCGTACCCCCACCGCCAACTCGTCCAGGAAAGCAGGTCGGCTGCCGTGCTGTTGCGTCTGCCCACGTCCGTGTCCGAAGCCCAGGAGTGCATGGCCGAGGGAGCGGTCCCGATAGGAGGGGCGACGCTGGTGTGGGCCACCTGGCAACAGGACGGCTTCCCCGAGCAGGCCATGTCGCTGCGGGAGCTTCCGGACGCCAACGTGATCGGGCGTGAGGCGCTGGGCTCGGCCGTGGTGCTGAACCGGATCGACGGCCGCGTGCCGGAGGTGCTGCATCGGGCGGCCTCCACCGTGGGGACCGGAGCCGTACGCCGGACGGCCACGGTCGGCGGCAACCTCGTCGGCAGCACGCTGCGCTGTCTGCTGCCCGCGGCACTCGTCCTGGACGCCCGTGCAGTGGTCCTGGAAGCGGACAGCGTCTACGAGACCGACCTGGCCGAAGTCCTGGCCAAGAGCCACCTGTTGCTCAGTCTCCGCTGGCGCGAGCCGATCGCCAGCAGCTATCACAAGCCGGCCGGTGAAGCGGGTGGGCCGCCGCCTCTCGTCGTCGCCGCGGCTCTGCACGCCGCCGACGACGGAGGGACCCGTCTTCGTGTCGCCGTCCGCGACGGATACGAGGTGCTCACCGAGAGCACCGAGGGTGACGCCGACCCGGAGGAGATACTCGACGCCCTGCGCCGTACGGTCATCGGCGCGCTTCACCCCACGGCTTGGGAAGCGGTCCGCCAACAGGTCACCGACCTGGTGCCCCGCCCCGCCGACAGTTGAGGTCCCCCGCTGTCAACGCGGGCTCCTGACATCGGTCGTTGACATCGACGGCGACCGCCGGCCCGGATGATTGCCAGCTCAGAGAGCCTGTTGCGGAACCGTTGCCGTTCCATCGGATGTCCCCCACAGCGACCGCATAGTCTGTGATGCCGTTCGGGTGACAGCGGACGACCGAAGCCGGTCGGCGCTCGAGGTCTCCGCAGCGCACAGTTCTCATACCTCCAGGGGGAGTTACACCATGCGATCCATACGCCCGCCCTTCGCCGCTCGTCGAGGGAGGGGCGCGCGCCGCGGATCCTCCCCTGTGCTGGCCGCCGTCTGTCTCACCGCGGCACTGGCGCTGACCGCCACCGCCTGCGGCTCGAGCGACGACACGGCCGCAGGCGCGGCCACTTCGTCCGCGGCCCAGAACGGCGACGGCAAGATCACGATTCCTGACGACCTCAAGGACCGGCTCAAAGAGCACGGGATCGATGTCGACAAGTGGAAAGACGGCGCCTGGAAGAACTGGGACAAGGACGACTGGCTGCGCGAGGCCGAGGACTACATCAACCCGATCATCGAGGGCCTGTGGAACCCGGACCGGATGCGGGAGGCCGAGGATCCGGACAAGGACAAGGGCGTCGACGAGAACGACCTCTCCGGCGACCAGGGCGTCACCGACCCGACCCCGGCTCCCGTGACCGCGAAGGCCGTGCCGACCGCGTACCACGACAACGCCCCCGAGGCGGGGAAGCTGCTCTTCGACTCCCCCGAGGGCACGATGGTCTGCTCGGCGACGGTGGTCGAGGACCCGGCCAACCCCGGCAAGTCGAACCTGGTGTGGACCGCGGGCCACTGCGTGCACTCCGGCAAGACGGGCGGCTGGTACCGCAACATCGCCTTCGTTCCCTCGTACAACAACGACGGTGCCACAGCTGCCGAGTTGGCGACCGCCACGAAGGAAGAGCTCGCGCCGTACGGCGTCTGGTGGAGCGACTGGGCACAGACCTCTGACCAGTGGATCGAGCAGGGCGGTGCCACGGGCGGCCAGGGAGCCCCGTACGACTTCGCCGTGCTGCACGTGACGCCGGAGGAGGGTGGCGACGGCAAGTCCCTCGAGGAGACGATCGGTTCGGCGCTTCCGGTCAACTTCAGCGCTCCGGCCGTGCCGAAGGTCGCGAGCATCACGGCGACGGGCTATCCGGCGGCGGCGCCGTTCGACGGCGAGACCATGCACCAGTGCACGGACAAGCCGGGGCGGTTGTCGATCGTGCAGTCCGATCCGACGATGTACCGCATCGGATGCACCATGACGGGCGGTTCGTCCGGCGGCGGCTGGGTGGCCACGGGGGCCGACGGCAAGCCCGCGCTGGTGTCCAACACGTCGATCGGCCCGGTCAGTTCGGGCTGGCTGGCGGGTCCGCACCTCGGCACGGTGGCCAAGGGTGTCTACGACGAGGTGAGCGAGAAGTTCGCCGGACAGTGACACAACGGACGTAGAGCGTCCGGACGTACGACGAAGGCCCGCCCCCCTCTCACGGGGGGGGCGGGCCTTCGTGCGTCCGTCTCTACGAAAGCGCCGGAACGTACGGCGCGAGATCCGCCGCCAGTTCCTCGTGCACCCGCACCTTGAGCAGCGTGCCCTCCGGGGTGTGCTCCTCGGAGATCACCTCGCCCTCGTCGTGCGCGCGGGCGACCAGCTTGCCGTGGGTGTACGGCACGAGCGCCTCGATCTCGACCGAGGGACGCGGCAGCTCGTTGTCGATGAGTGCGAGCAGCTCGTCCATGTTGAGCCCCGTACGGGCCGAGACCGCGATGGAGCGCTTCTCGATCCGCATCAGCCGCTGGAGCACCAGCGGGTCGGCCGCATCGGCCTTGTTGATCACCACGATCTCGGGCACCTTGGTGGCGCCCACGTCACGGATGACCTCGCGCACGGCGGCCAGCTGCTCCTCCGGCGCCGGGTGCGAACCGTCCACCACGTGCAGGATCAGGTCGGCGTCGCCGACCTCCTCCATGGTGGAGCGGAACGCCTCGACCAGGTGGTGCGGCAGGTGCCGTACGAAGCCGACCGTGTCGACCAGCGTGTACAGCCGCCCGCTCGGGGTCTCGGCCCGGCGCACGGTCGGGTCGAGGGTCGCGAACAGCGCGTTCTCGACGAGCACGCCCGCGCCCGTAAGGCGGTTGAGCAGCGAGGACTTGCCGGCGTTGGTGTAACCGGCGATGGCCACCGAAGGCACCTTGTTTCGACGGCGCTCCTGGCGCTTGATGTCGCGGCCCGTCTTCATGTCCGCGATCTCCCGGCGCATCTTCGCCATCTTCTCGCGGATAC harbors:
- the meaB gene encoding methylmalonyl Co-A mutase-associated GTPase MeaB → MIDVDTYVKGVLDGKRALVARAITLVESTRPQHRVMAQELLTELLPHSGKARRIGISGVPGVGKSTFIDAFGTLLTSLGFRVAVLAVDPSSSRTGGSILGDKTRMERLAVDPAAFVRPSPTAGTLGGVAKATRESIVVMEAAGYDVVLVETVGVGQSETAVANMVDSFLLLTLARTGDQLQGIKKGVLELADVIAVNKADGPHEREARGAARELAGALRLMHPVDAAWTPPVLSCSAREGTGLDTVWERLEQHRSLLDSTGRLATKRRNQQVDWTWTMVRDELLGRLHSDPAVRALAPDLERQVREGELTATLAAEEILRAFESRPTDLP
- the metE gene encoding 5-methyltetrahydropteroyltriglutamate--homocysteine S-methyltransferase, with product MTAKSAAAAAQATVYGYPRQGQGRELKKAVEGYWKGRVDADALRATAAELRRTNWRQLAEAGVHEVPTGDFSYYDHVLDTSIMVGAIPERHRAAVELDALDGYFAMARGTQEVAPLEMTKWFDTNYHYLVPELGPDTVFTTDSTKQVTEFGEALALGLTARPVLVGPITYLLLAKPAPGVAPDFDPLTLLDRLLPVYAEVLGDLRAAGAEWVQLDEPALVQDRTPAELNAADRAYRDLGGLDDRPKLLVASYFGRLGAALPVLAKAPVDGLALDFTEAAAANLDALAAVGGLPGKRLVAGVVNGRNIWVNDLSASLATLGTLLGLADRVDVAASCSLLHVPLDAAAERDIEPQILRWLAFARQKTAEIVTLAKGLTRGTEAIGAELAANRADLASRAGSALTRDPAVRARTAAVTDADARRSQPYSERAAAQRAHLGLPLLPTTTIGSFPQTAELRVARADLRAGRIDGAGYEERIRAEIGEVISFQEKTGLDVLVHGEPERNDMVQYFAEQLTGYLATQHGWVQSYGTRYVRPPILAGDISRPEPMTVRWTTYAQSLTDRPVKGMLTGPVTMLAWSFVRDDQPLGDTARQVALALRDEVNELEAAGTSVIQVDEPALRETLPLRAVDRPAYLAWATEAFRLTAGGVRPETQIHTHMCYAEFGDIVQAIDDLDADVISLEAARSHMQVARELAEHGYPREAGPGVYDIHSPRVPSTDEAAALLRKGLEAIPAERLWVNPDCGLKTRGWPETRASLENLVAAARTIRTELAGS
- a CDS encoding CbtA family protein; protein product: MNSATVRNLLVRGMLAGLGAGVLALLVAYLLGEPSVDDAIGFEEAHASGHEHEVEIVSRSLQSTGGLATGVLIYGVAFGGIAALAYCFALGRVGRFTPRATALLLSGTALLAVYVVPFLKYPANPPSVGDPDTIGKRTTLYFLMMVLSVLLAVAAVIVGKRLAPRWGTWYATVAAVAFFVLATGLAFAFLPAVNEVPQDFPATLLWRFRTSALAIQLTLWTGFGLIFGELAQRLLTPRAAEAGPAQATPVSH
- a CDS encoding CbtB-domain containing protein yields the protein MAQTVAPPTATPALPAKLPIGAIAPWAVFFGVLMLVLLYFVGAEQGATSVVSGEAVHEWVHDGRHLLGFPCH
- a CDS encoding FAD binding domain-containing protein, with translation MLLRLPTSVSEAQECMAEGAVPIGGATLVWATWQQDGFPEQAMSLRELPDANVIGREALGSAVVLNRIDGRVPEVLHRAASTVGTGAVRRTATVGGNLVGSTLRCLLPAALVLDARAVVLEADSVYETDLAEVLAKSHLLLSLRWREPIASSYHKPAGEAGGPPPLVVAAALHAADDGGTRLRVAVRDGYEVLTESTEGDADPEEILDALRRTVIGALHPTAWEAVRQQVTDLVPRPADS
- a CDS encoding serine protease, whose translation is MRSIRPPFAARRGRGARRGSSPVLAAVCLTAALALTATACGSSDDTAAGAATSSAAQNGDGKITIPDDLKDRLKEHGIDVDKWKDGAWKNWDKDDWLREAEDYINPIIEGLWNPDRMREAEDPDKDKGVDENDLSGDQGVTDPTPAPVTAKAVPTAYHDNAPEAGKLLFDSPEGTMVCSATVVEDPANPGKSNLVWTAGHCVHSGKTGGWYRNIAFVPSYNNDGATAAELATATKEELAPYGVWWSDWAQTSDQWIEQGGATGGQGAPYDFAVLHVTPEEGGDGKSLEETIGSALPVNFSAPAVPKVASITATGYPAAAPFDGETMHQCTDKPGRLSIVQSDPTMYRIGCTMTGGSSGGGWVATGADGKPALVSNTSIGPVSSGWLAGPHLGTVAKGVYDEVSEKFAGQ
- the hflX gene encoding GTPase HflX produces the protein MTSSSSPSQDAQSLAQNHPEGLRADALMEEDVAWSHEIDGERDGDQLERSERAALRRVAGLSTELEDVTEVEYRQLRLERVVLVGVWTSGTVQDADNSLAELAALAETAGALVLDGVTQRRDKPDAATYIGSGKANELRDIVLETGADTVICDGELSPGQLIHLEDVVKVKVIDRTALILDIFAQHAKSREGKAQVALAQMQYMLPRLRGWGQSLSRQMGGGSGGGLATRGPGETKIETDRRRIREKMAKMRREIADMKTGRDIKRQERRRNKVPSVAIAGYTNAGKSSLLNRLTGAGVLVENALFATLDPTVRRAETPSGRLYTLVDTVGFVRHLPHHLVEAFRSTMEEVGDADLILHVVDGSHPAPEEQLAAVREVIRDVGATKVPEIVVINKADAADPLVLQRLMRIEKRSIAVSARTGLNMDELLALIDNELPRPSVEIEALVPYTHGKLVARAHDEGEVISEEHTPEGTLLKVRVHEELAADLAPYVPALS